A genomic stretch from Strongyloides ratti genome assembly S_ratti_ED321, chromosome : 1 includes:
- a CDS encoding Protein kinase domain and Serine/threonine-/dual specificity protein kinase, catalytic domain and Protein kinase-like domain-containing protein, with amino-acid sequence MSQRDKPFKLEIDQILEKWIVVKKLGEGGFGAVYKVTDGKNFYALKLENLSDNNQVLKMEVYVLMALKNENISDHHFCTIFDKGRYSQFSYIVITLVGESLQDLRKSQPEQHYSLGCAISVGIQTLEAIECLHSIGYLHRDIKPANFTVGRSEANELRRVYMLDFGMCRKFVMNDNNNMHRKPRAYAGFRGTIRYAPFNCHITRDLGRKDDLETWMYMTIELTTGSLPWKGMDSMKEVGEYKRICRYQPFMNELFGGCPRQYVIIFQYILSLGFYDAPDYPKIFDLMRNSLITCCVNEYPYDWETEIKKNKNAII; translated from the coding sequence ATGTCACAAAGAGATAAACCATTTAAATTAGAAATTGATCAGATTTTAGAAAAATGGATTGTTGTTAAGAAACTTGGTGAAGGTGGTTTTGGAGCTGTTTATAAAGTAACAGatggaaaaaatttttatgcgTTAAAACTTGAAAATTTAAGTGATAACAATCAAGTATTAAAAATGGAAGTTTATGTGTTAATGGCActaaaaaatgaaaacatTAGTGATCATCATTTTTGTactatttttgataaagGTAGATATTCACAATTTAGTTATATTGTAATTACACTTGTTGGTGAATCGTTACAAGATTTAAGAAAATCTCAGCCTGAACAACACTATTCTTTAGGATGTGCTATTTCTGTTGGAATACAAACATTAGAGGCTATAGAATGTTTACATTCTATTGGATACCTTCATAGAGATATTAAACCAGCTAATTTTACCGTTGGTAGATCTGAAGCTAATGAATTAAGACGTGTTTATATGTTAGATTTTGGTATGTGTAGAAAATTTGTTAtgaatgataataataatatgcaTAGAAAACCAAGAGCTTATGCTGGATTTAGAGGTACAATACGTTATGCACCATTTAATTGTCACATTACAAGAGATTTGGGACGCAAAGATGATTTAGAAACATGGATGTATATGACAATAGAGTTGACAACGGGATCTTTACCTTGGAAAGGAATGGATTCAATGAAAGAAGTTGGTGAATATAAACGTATTTGTCGATATCAACCATTTATGAATGAATTATTTGGTGGATGTCCAAGACAgtatgttataatttttcaatatatactATCATTAGGATTTTACGATGCACCTGATTATcctaaaatttttgatttaatgagaaattcattaataaCATGTTGTGTTAATGAATATCCTTATGATTGGGAGAcagagataaaaaaaaataaaaatgctatcatataa
- a CDS encoding Proprotein convertase subtilisin/kexin type 4 → MYFTFFNINFFIKNILRHFLLFIICFTIIKCVQHDSICSKESINAACINPIHTVLTLKKRDDNLAKKIAQAHQMYIKGQPFLEASYFLEHHNISHYRRKRFIIHELINKHPDVISITYDYEMKRVKRGYLYENNLKPFIGPNYLEIYKTRKQNYNNQPIPSLPFKDPLYKEQWYLIGKETGGFDMNIREAWLMGYAGRNVSITILDDGIQIDHPDLLDNYDPIASTDINDGDDDPTPQNNGDNKHGTRCAGEVGAIANNNQCGVGVAYKANIGGIRMLDGPFSDAIEAAAFSFNQNYIDIYSASWGPEDDGKTFDGPGLKARQALYNGTKYGRNGKGNIFVWASGNGGFKQDSCSADGYITSIYTLSISSATYHNSRPWYLEECPSIIATTHSSANKNQPGIVTIDAPVGCTKSHSGTSASAPIAAGIIALALEANPSLTWRDIQHIVLRTANPIPLLNNSGWSINGVGRRISNQFGYGLMDAGAIVKLSKIWKNVPEQHLCTYKYKMAEPSPRSVIGKFQINFTLDVNDCSNGKRILYLEHVQVVSTIKYSKRGDLKLTLFSPKGTKSVILPIRPQDYNNDGIYNWPFLSVQMWGEDPRGTWTLMIESFATNNTINGTIYDWDLLLYGTEEPAQPSDLNYSPKMASIQKTKIKKGFFELVNEKLETFKNFLKFY, encoded by the exons atgtattttactttttttaatatcaatttctttataaaaaatatattacgtcattttttactttttattatatgttttaCAATCATAAAATGTGTTCAACATGATTCAATATGTTCAAAAGAATCTATTAATGCAGCATGTATTAATCCAATCCATACTGTTTTGACGTTAAAAAAGAGAGATGATAAtttagcaaaaaaaattgctCAAGCACATCAAATGTATATaaag GGACAACCATTTCTAGAAGCaagttattttttagaaCATCATAATATTTCTCATTATCGaagaaaaagatttataatacatgaattaattaataagCATCCTGATGTTATATCAATAACTTATGATTATGAAATGAAAAGAGTTAAAAGAGgatatttatatgaaaataatttaaaaccaTTCATCGGTCCAAACTATcttgaaatatataaaactagAAAACagaattataataatcaacCAATACCTTCACTTCCATTCAAAGATCCACTTTATAAAGAACAATGGTATTTAATTGGAAAAGAAACTGGTGGATTTGATATGAATATTCGAGAAGCATGGTTAATGGGATATGCTGGTAGAAATGTAAGTATTACAATTCTTGATGATGGTATTCAAATTGATCATCCTGATTTATTAGACAACTATGATCCAATTGCTTCAACAGATATTAATGATGGAGATGATGATCCAACACCACAAAATAATGGTGATAATAAACATGGAACAAGATGTGCTGGTGAAGTTGGTGCTATTGCAAATAACAATCAATGTGGAGTTGGTGTTGCATATAAAGCTAATATTGGAGGTATTCGAATGTTAGATGGACCATTTAGTGATGCTATTGAAGCAGCAGCATTTTCATTTAATCAGAATTACATTGATATTTATTCTGCATCTTGGGGACCAGAAGATGATGGTAAAACATTTGATGGACCTGGTTTAAAAGCTAGACAAGCTCTTTATAATGGTACAAAATACGGTAGAAATGGAAAaggtaatatttttgtttggGCTAGTGGTAATGGAGGTTTCAAACAAGATTCATGTTCAGCAGATGGTTATATTACATCTATTTATACATTATCTATTTCTTCAGCAACTTATCATAATAGTAGACCATGGTATCTTGAAGAATGTCCATCAATAATTGCCACAACACATTCATCTGCTAATAAAAATCAACCTGGTATTGTAACTATTGATGCTCCAGTTGGATGTACTAAATCTCATTCTGGTACATCTGCATCTGCTCCAATTGCTGCTGGTATCATTGCATTAGCTTTAGAAGCAAATCCTTCACTAACATGGAGAGATATTCAACATATTGTATTACGAACAGCTAATCCAATtccattattaaataattctgGTTGGAGTATCAATGGTGTTGGTAGAAGAATATCTAATCAATTTGGATATGGGTTAATGGATGCTGGAGCAAttgttaaattatcaaaaatatggAAAAATGTTCCTGAACAACATTTATGTACTTATAAGTATAAAATGGCAGAACCATCACCAAGATCTGTTATTGgtaaatttcaaataaattttacattaGATGTTAATGATTGTTCTAATGGAAAAcgtatattatatttagaaCATGTTCAAGTTGTTTCCACAATTAAGTATTCTAAAAGAGGTGATCTcaaattaacattattttctCCTAAAGGAACAAAATCTGTTATACTTCCAATACGACCACaagattataataatgatggTATTTATAATTGGCCTTTTCTTTCTGTTCAAATGTGGGGTGAAGATCCAAGAGGTACATGGACATTAATGATTGAATCATTTGCTACtaataatacaattaatGGAACTATTTATGATTGggatttacttttatatggAACTGAGGAACCAGCTCAACCATCTGATTTAAACTACTCTCCAAAAATGGCTTCAATTcaaaaaactaaaattaaaaaaggattttttgaattagtaaatgaaaaattagaaacttttaaaaattttttaaaattttactag
- a CDS encoding Thyrotropin-releasing hormone receptor produces the protein MNSFSLPWWIFFGTLFSGLTIIGLLGNVIVIIIIGFDKSMRKSCMNILLLNLAVADILNLTVGSVEWTHLIIKGYQKFVFPSIFCPISRYLECVFLYSSIMTQLIVCVERFIAIIYPIHARRLCTTKNVIKSLIGMWLFVFIIALPYIFANVLSPTRKICFTSGMREKWFIVFKWIEFLFFYLLPAIIFIILYSKVAKSLWKNNPQLYEGSRSSSIKQNVYDTIKMRRNVVKMLVACVIIYFICYSPIQGLFIAKHLLNISLIPPYEFILIMNALAMTCSACNPLLYTLFSKKFRKRISEFLTCNICNNKQKFKILKRKEKSKETNRLSLTQFEATTYKDNSPNDISTSNNKFIINRKRYYFSIRNKSIKFPKHSMSLTLFGK, from the exons atgaattctttttctttaccGTGGTGGATATTTTTCGGTACCTTATTCTCTGGATTAACAATAATTGGATTATTAGGAAATgttattgtaataattattattggaTTTGATAAATCAATGAGAAAAAGTtgtatgaatattttattacttaattta gcTGTTGctgatatattaaatttaaccGTTGGATCTGTTGAATGGACACATCTTATTATTAAAGGATATCAAAAGTTTGTATTTCCTTCTATATTTTGTCCTATATCACGATATCTTGAATGTGTTTTTCTTTACTCATCAATTATGACTCAATTAATTGTTTGTGTAGAAAGATTTATTGCTATCATATATCCAATACATGCTAGAAGATTATGTACtacaaaaaatgttattaaatcaCTTATTGGAATGTGgttatttgtatttattattgCATTACCATACATTTTTGCTAATGTTTTATCACCAACTAGAAAGATCTGTTTTACTAGTGGTATGCGTGAAAAATGGTTTATAGTATTTAAATGgatagaatttttatttttttatcttttaccagctataatatttattattttatattcaaaagtTGCCAAATCATTATGGAAAAATAATCCTCAATTATATGAAG gtTCACGTTCTTCAAGTATTAAACAAAATGTATATGATACTATAAAAATGAGAAGAAATGTCGTTAAAATGTTAGTTGCTTGTgtcattatatattttatttgctATTCTCCAATTCAAGGTTTATTTATAGCAaa acatttattaaacataTCATTAATTCCACCATATGAATTTATCTTAATAATGAATGCATTAGCAATGACTTGTAGTGCTTGTAATCCTCTGttatatacattattttcaaaaaaatttagaaaacgTATATCTGAATTTTTAACATGtaatatatgtaataataaacaaaaatttaaaatattgaaaagaaaagaaaaatcaaAAGAAACTAAC cGTCTATCTCTTACACAATTTGAAGCAACTACATATAAAGATAATTCACCAAATGATATTTCAACTTCgaacaataaatttatcataaacaGAAAAAggtattatttttcaataagaAATAAATCCATTAAATTTCCAAAACATTCCATGTCTTTGACATTATTTGGAAAATaa
- a CDS encoding 7TM GPCR, serpentine receptor class t (Srt) family-containing protein, protein MSIFIGIINLLYITIHGLGSGYLAWYGETYCTKPKIIIFIGSFSVALWGSYCISVLILLFNKCLGFYNINLNRIVFDKTNILGWLIIPIIYSIYLINFTPPLIFSTLNNSWYFYPYIDHPKHQNSNVPTTNLIYLLNNYFIAIVPTILLIFYILKKAGEVMANKKAPKLKKIPINNTFIQTILLTIIIYLTSIFLIIIHFNRKAVPGIICEIIILLANGIPSIFYLILNSKMRNDIYSIMHYTPKSKTPVKIIKKNIEYK, encoded by the coding sequence atgtcaatttttattggtattataaatttattatatatcacTATTCATGGACTTGGAAGTGGATATTTAGCATGGTATGGTGAAACATATTGTACTAAAcctaaaattatcatatttattggATCATTTTCTGTCGCATTATGGGGATCATATTGCATTAGTGTacttattttactttttaataaatgtttgggattctataatattaatttaaatagaattgtttttgataaaacaaatattttaggATGGTTAATAATAccaattatttattctatatatttaattaattttacaccaccattaattttttcaacattaaataattcatGGTATTTTTATCCATATATAGATCATCCAAAACATCAAAATTCAAATGTTCCAACAACAAACTTAATTTaccttttaaataattattttattgctATTGTTccaacaattttattaattttttatatcttaaaaaaagcAGGTGAAGTTATGGCAAATAAAAAAGCACCaaaattgaagaaaattccaattaataatacatttattcaaactatattattaacaataattatttacttaacatctatatttcttattataattcattttaatagaaaagcAGTACCTGGTATTATTTgtgaaataataattttattagctAATGGTATACCatctattttttatttaattttaaatagtaaaatgagaaatgatatatattcaATAATGCATTATACGCCAAAAAGTAAAACTCctgtaaaaattataaagaaaaatatagaatataaataa
- a CDS encoding LD29223p, whose amino-acid sequence MTSIENFQSEGSPISMKYKRTNTNKSGNSITYYQPQLPPVPDFIAVKSKFDAEFRRFIITFNNGKAMTYEELRSLLEQVHHLQEIPFIISYTSNSGDTLPITNDENFRKSYESAKPALKILIQRKGESLHERYGYGMDTLDRKRKGISSILTVTPKPQRLYSISNPADFRQVSAIIDVDIIPDTLRRIRISKHGNNDRALGFYIRNGKTVRISNQNVIHTNGIFISRLLEGGLAESTGLLAVNDEVLEVNGISVDGKNLDQVTDMMVANAENLILTVKPAHQTSVVNRNDSSYNSNRTNSNSSFSVGEMHENKNNKSGEYTIIHRKNKDDDTDSSDDEMFEYDATVQNNNGGRR is encoded by the exons ATGACATCtattgaaaattttcaatCAGAAGGGTCACCTATAtcaatgaaatataaaagaacAAATACTAATAAATCAGGAAATTCAATAACATATTATCAACCTCAATTGCCACCTGTTCCTGATTTTATAGCagtaaaatcaaaatttgatGCTGAATTTAGAagatttattataacatttaataatgGAAAAGCAATGACATATGAAGAATTAAGATCATTATTGGAACAGGTTCATCATCTTCAAGAAATTCCATTTATAATAAGTTATACTTCAAATTCTGGTGATACTTTACCTATAACAAATGAcgaaaattttagaaaatctTATGAATCAGCAAAACCagcattaaaaatattaattcaaAGAAAAGGTGAATCATTACATGAGAGGTATGGATATGGTATGGATACATTAgatagaaaaagaaaaggTATTTCATCAATTCTTACAGTTACACCTAAACCACAAAGATTATATAGTATTTCTAATCCAGCTGATTTTCGACag gtTTCTGCAATTATTGATGTTGATATTATTCCTGATACATTGAGAAGAATAAGAATATCTAAACATGGTAATAATGATAGAGCTCTAGGATTTTATATTAGAAATGGAAAAACAGTAAGAATATCGAATCAAAATGTCATTCATACAAAtggaatatttatttcacgTCTTTTGGAAGGAGGATTAGCTGAATCAACAGGTTTATTAGCTGTAAATGATGAAGTTCTAGAAGTTAATGGAATTTCAGTAGATGGTAAAAATTTAGATCAAGTAACTGATATGATGGTTGCTAATGcagaaaatttaattcttaCAGTTAAACCAGCACATCAAACATCAGTAGTTAACAGAAATGATAGTAGTTATAATTCAAATAGGACAAATTCAAATTCATCTTTTAGTGTTGGTGAAATGCACgaaaataagaataataaaagtgGAGAGTATACAATAATTCATAGAAAAAATAAGGATGATGATACAGATTCTAGTGATGATGAAATGTTTGAATATGACGCTACCGTTCAAAACAACAATGGGGGAAGAAGATGA
- a CDS encoding Protein kinase domain and Serine/threonine-/dual specificity protein kinase, catalytic domain and Protein kinase-like domain-containing protein, whose product MAAELVQLQPGQQVDQWTIVKKLGEGGFGAVYKVTNGSGEYALKVEGCNEQIQVLKMEVYVLTEVGKRNGRHFCKIEDKGRSSMGFNWICITLVGKSLQDLRKLGPGQHLSMGSAIGVSIQALEALEDLHAIGYLHRDVKPGNYTIGRPELNELRKVYVLDFGMARKFTNDQGVIRKPRAAAGFRGTVRYAPISCHLQRELCRKDDVETWIYMAVELTTGNLPWKNTQDMNQVGEYKKRCRQEPYIKELFAGCPREYLEILQITDSLKYYDAPNYQVLYGLMRRAFNSMNCQEFPYDWEKPAGCY is encoded by the coding sequence atggctGCTGAATTAGTACAATTGCAACCTGGTCAACAAGTTGATCAATGGACAATTGTTAAGAAACTTGGTGAAGGTGGTTTTGGAGCTGTTTATAAAGTAACTAATGGTTCAGGAGAATATGCTTTAAAAGTTGAAGGATGTAATGAACAAATTCAAGTATTAAAAATGGAAGTTTATGTACTTACAGAAGTTGGTAAAAGAAATGGAAGgcatttttgtaaaattgaAGATAAAGGACGTAGCTCAATGGGATTTAATTGGATTTGTATTACTTTAGTAGGAAAATCATTACAAGATTTAAGAAAACTTGGACCTGGCCAACACTTATCTATGGGATCAGCTATTGGTGTTAGTATTCAAGCTTTGGAAGCTCTTGAAGATTTACATGCAATTGGTTATCTTCATCGTGATGTTAAACCTGGTAACTATACTATAGGAAGACCTGAATTAAATGAACTTAGAAAAGTTTATGTACTTGATTTTGGTATGGCACGTAAATTTACTAATGATCAAGGTGTTATTCGTAAACCACGTGCTGCAGCTGGTTTCCGTGGAACAGTACGTTATGCACCAATTTCTTGTCATTTACAACGTGAACTTTGTAGAAAAGACGATGTTGAAACATGGATTTATATGGCTGTAGAATTGACAACAGGTAATCTTCCGTGGAAAAATACTCAAGATATGAATCAAGTTGGTGAATATAAGAAACGTTGTCGTCAAGAACCTTATATCAAAGAACTTTTTGCTGGATGTCCAAGAGAATATCTtgaaattttacaaataacaGACAGTCTTAAATATTATGATGCACCAAATTATCAAGTTCTTTATGGTTTAATGAGAAGAGCTTTTAATTCTATGAATTGTCAAGAATTTCCATATGATTGGGAAAAACCTGCTGGATGCtactaa
- a CDS encoding Protein kinase domain and Serine/threonine-/dual specificity protein kinase, catalytic domain and Protein kinase-like domain-containing protein, translated as MSLSSEESNLKIHLKEKQRKIRDKKENKRSLPQFEPGKLIEADFASFKTIKLLGQGGFGAVYLVEEINSRTKYALKTELGVKEGEKRIPCLPWEETILLKIQEFPDENKKKHFIKIVDRTKGPNYNVLIMTLVGKSLNDLRKISPFGDRLSQNTCWRIAYQTLEALECFHEAGFVHKDIKPHNYTKGSAGQDAVIFLLDFGLARCYTGIKYKDAIKDTNRFAGTFRYCPRAAHAEIFQYPKDDLESWIFSYFELMDPEALTWKRIENKEKMFKKKMAYLTGRESRNVYELIPIEYKSILRAVGNLSPELVEQDYKNVQKVPYSNFYNMLTDLGKVCRFSHSEPMDWENPKFYKNFPHEMPENLKGMRSTSRNQRCFNR; from the coding sequence ATGTCTTTGTCGAGTGAAGAatctaatttaaaaattcaccttaaagaaaaacaaagaaaaattagagataaaaaagaaaacaaacGTAGTTTACCACAATTTGAACCAGGAAAACTAATTGAAGCTGATTTTGCatcttttaaaacaattaaactATTAGGACAAGGTGGTTTTGGTGCCGTATATTTGGTAGAAGAAATTAATTCTAGAACAAAATATGCTCTTAAAACTGAATTGGGTGTTAAAGAAGGGGAAAAAAGAATTCCTTGTTTACCATGGGAAGAaactatattattaaaaattcaagaATTTCctgatgaaaataaaaaaaaacattttattaaaattgttgatAGAACAAAAGGACCAAATTACAATGTATTAATTATGACATTAGTTGGAAAAAGTTTAAATGATCTTAGAAAAATTTCACCATTTGGAGATAGATTATCACAAAATACTTGTTGGAGAATAGCTTATCAAACATTAGAAGCATTAGAATGTTTTCATGAAGCTGGTTTTGTTCATAAAGATATTAAACCACACAATTATACTAAAGGTTCTGCTGGACAGGATGctgttatttttttgttagatTTTGGTCTTGCTAGATGTTATACTggtattaaatataaagatgCAATAAAAGATACCAATAGATTTGCAGGAACATTTAGATATTGTCCAAGAGCAGCTCATGCagaaatatttcaatatcCAAAAGATGATTTAGAATCATGgatattttcatattttgaATTAATGGATCCAGAAGCATTAACTTGGAAAAgaattgaaaataaagaaaaaatgtttaaaaaaaaaatggctTATTTAACGGGAAGAGAGAGTAGAAATGTTTATGAACTTATTCCTATTGAATATAAATCAATTCTTCGAGCAGTTGGAAACTTATCACCAGAATTAGTGGAAcaagattataaaaatgttcaAAAAGTTCCATattctaatttttataatatgttaaCAGATTTAGGAAAAGTGTGTAGATTCTCACATTCTGAACCAATGGATTGGGAAAAtccaaaattttataaaaattttccacATGAAATGcctgaaaatttaaaaggaATGAGAAGTACTTCAAGAAATCAAAGATGTTTTAATAGATAA